A genomic stretch from Rhodobacterales bacterium HKCCA1288 includes:
- a CDS encoding Hint domain-containing protein → MALLNFIYVGKFQDLDPIEGAGNINAENQQLLTGQVFAPLQITTLDATDLGTGQLSIEGPATGFGARPQQTVTYDTGSGTVTERLDANVGAVDVEVTLADGSTVLTRASFAQMTNGDLFVADWQGDGSISNLGEITSIRVVNVLSTVHDEIWFYQSVEGTSVASAPPPPPPSGNTPPAFTNLVNGQVINITENTSFVVDANATDVNGDVLTYSISGGADAARFTIDPATGVLRFVTPPDFEGQNSAVGNDDIYDVTIRVSDGQGGSQDLSLLVNVLDVAEGPVLGDGTVNGTSARDIMTPGYVDAQGDVIDGADGLDDRIFGGAGLDSIDGGAGDDFIDGGDNTGADRPSPVEAAYEVLIGGDGNDTIVVGPEDSGFGGSGMDMFIVDRTQLASYGGPLGGIFVVGGETGDDFDTLDLRNAGNWRFSQLTTNGNGQPGFNGVIDLLDENGNDTGQNIQFFEIENFLGTPFSGTTPPPPSPTGDGVVDGTAARDIMNPGFVDAQGDQIDGTDGVNDTIFGGGGLDSINGGAGNDFIDGGDNTGGDRPSPLEAPYEVLDGGFGDDTLVVGAEDAAYGGDGADTFIIDRAQLDSFGGTTGGMLVVGGETGNDFDTLDLRNAGNWRISQLTTNGNGQPGFNGVINLLDEFGNDTGQNIQFFEIENILGTEFGTNAAPVFTNLVNGQTINVAENTSFVVDADATDPDGDALTYMIVGGEDQTRFIIDANTGVLSFISPPDFEGQNSASGDDIYQVTIRVMDGRGGQQDLSLNVNVTDVNEVTPDGTVNGTAGNDFMPIGFTDAQGDQIDGADGLNDRIEAGAGDDTIQYGAGNDTVFGGDGNDVIDDAPGFGADNGSNLIFGGAGNDVVFDSTGNDTVFGGDGNDFIGLESGGNDSADGGAGNDRIEGGAGNDTLTVGAGDSIFGQDDADTFVVDRTQLDANGLTAANMTADGGAGGLDADVLDLRNAGNWRIINQVPDSDGNGTNGTVEYLDGAGNPTGQVLNFTNIETILGSPFTAPNQAPTFTNVSNNQTISIPENTSFVVDADATDPDGDALTYSIVGGEDQARFAIDPTTGALSFTSAPDFEGQNSVSGDDVYQVTIRVADGRGGAQDVTLNVNVTDVPEGPGPDGTVNGTAGNDNMPVTFVDAQGDQIDGTDGLNDLIDAGAGNDTVNAGVGNDTVDGGIGDDQLTGGDGNDRLIGNDGNDTLLGNFGEDTLLGGQGDDFIGGLGGFGNDTLTGGAGNDTLSGDFGNDTLTVGAGDSVLGGDDADTIIVDRLQPDANGLTAANMTADGGSGGLDADVLDLRNAGNWRIINQVPDTDGNGTNGTVEYLDGSGTPTGQVLTFTNIETILGSPFVPTNQAPLFTNVANNQTISIPENTSFVVDADAFDPDGDALTYSIVGGEDQARFAIDPTTGVLSFTSAPDFEGQNSASGDDIYQVTIRVADGNGGQQDVTLNVNVTDVVEANGTIDGLNTGEAMPVGYADADGDVITEGADSILANGGDDTVSAGGGNDTVDGGTGNDVIDGGAGDDSLSGGDGNDTLGGGLGNDSLVGGLGNDVLGGGVGADTLEGGLGNDRLEVGGLDQALGGDGDDVFALDVIDLAGDVAATVTGGETGEVLGDTLDLSNSLEPVSVTFGTNPDSGTVNGIDVDAGVDITFSEIEKVVTTDGNDTLDGGAATGPLNIDAGTGDDSVTGGAGNDTVAAGVGNDVVAAGGGNDSVDGGAGNDVLDGGAGDDTLDGGLGNDSLAGGLGNDVLAGGEGSDTLVGGAGDDALIGGAGDDLLLLGAGDLAQGGDGDDIFRIDPSLPGTGPILIVGGEGAEDLSDPTNGGSGDVLDLRGLGAVTITPDAPGAESGTVTYTNAAGDPVTISYSEIETILTDANGTIDGLDTGEAMPVGYADADGDVITEDADSILANGGNDTVSAGGGNDTVDGGTGDDVIDGGAGDDSLSGGDGNDTLFGGDGSDTLIGGLGADTLSGGAGDDAIGVGGQDVALGDAGDDRFFLDITDLTGDVSLTVSGSSLGEDLTDTTNGGAGDILDLSLAPNAVRITLQSNPENGNVDGLDADTLADIGFSDIENIFATDFADTIDGAVATGGITIDTRAGDDVITTGGGSDRVTAGDGNDIVIAGGGNDTVFGGTGNDVLAGDAGRDTLEGGAGNDSLQGGDDADQLAGGLGADTLEGGAGDDLVFVGGLDQAFGGAGDDIFHLDVIDLGGDVAVTLTGGEAGEDLSDPTNGGSGDVLDLSLSLDPVEVIFGSTAETGTVNGIDVDGTPDIFFSEIEKVITTDLDDTIDGSAATAAIHVETGAGNDTITGGAGNDTLIAGAGNDLLNVGAGDAAFGGDGDDRFFIDAALSGTDSLTITGGEGGEIGLGDILDLSGLNPADVNITFSDPASQSGTLTYLNSFGQSVTVTFSEIERIICFCPDTLIDTQDGPRAVQDLTIGTKVWTQDHGYQPLRWIAQRRIPQKVALQHPNLWPIRIKAGAMGQGLPTRDLMVSPQHRVLLRSRVAQRMFDCDEVLLAAKHLTAHAGIDQIRPEAGIEYRHFMFDNHELVASNGLLTESLFTGPEAVKAIPAEARDELFTLFPDLRHIEDCPAEHKAPVRPVPRGAAGRRLVERHIRNQKELVMRA, encoded by the coding sequence ATGGCTCTCCTTAACTTCATCTATGTTGGCAAGTTCCAGGATCTCGATCCGATTGAGGGCGCAGGCAACATTAACGCTGAAAACCAGCAGCTCCTGACGGGTCAGGTTTTCGCGCCGTTGCAGATCACCACATTGGACGCGACCGATCTTGGCACAGGGCAATTGTCGATTGAGGGGCCTGCCACGGGTTTTGGCGCAAGACCACAGCAAACTGTGACCTATGATACAGGCTCGGGCACAGTCACCGAGCGCTTGGACGCTAACGTTGGCGCGGTCGATGTCGAAGTGACGCTCGCGGATGGCTCAACCGTTTTGACCCGCGCTTCCTTTGCGCAGATGACCAATGGCGATTTGTTCGTGGCCGATTGGCAGGGCGATGGCTCGATTTCCAATCTGGGTGAGATCACCTCTATTAGGGTCGTCAATGTCCTCAGCACAGTGCATGACGAGATTTGGTTCTACCAATCTGTCGAAGGGACATCTGTCGCATCCGCCCCGCCGCCACCGCCGCCTTCGGGCAATACGCCGCCTGCCTTTACCAATTTGGTCAACGGACAGGTCATCAACATCACCGAAAACACGAGTTTTGTCGTTGATGCAAATGCCACTGATGTGAATGGCGATGTCCTGACCTATTCGATTTCGGGCGGTGCGGATGCCGCGCGTTTTACAATCGACCCCGCCACAGGCGTTTTGCGCTTCGTCACGCCCCCGGATTTTGAGGGGCAGAACAGCGCCGTTGGGAATGACGACATTTACGATGTCACCATTCGCGTATCCGATGGTCAGGGCGGGTCGCAGGATTTGTCCCTATTGGTCAATGTTCTGGATGTTGCTGAAGGCCCCGTGTTAGGGGATGGCACGGTCAATGGCACATCCGCCCGCGATATCATGACACCAGGATATGTTGACGCGCAGGGCGATGTGATTGATGGCGCCGATGGTCTGGATGACCGCATTTTCGGCGGCGCTGGTCTCGATAGCATCGATGGCGGTGCTGGCGATGACTTCATCGATGGCGGTGACAACACCGGTGCGGACAGGCCATCGCCGGTGGAGGCAGCCTACGAGGTGCTTATTGGCGGTGACGGAAACGACACCATCGTCGTCGGGCCCGAGGACTCGGGCTTTGGCGGTTCCGGCATGGATATGTTCATCGTCGACCGCACGCAGCTTGCCAGTTATGGCGGCCCATTGGGCGGCATCTTCGTTGTCGGTGGTGAAACGGGCGACGATTTCGACACGCTGGATCTGCGCAACGCGGGCAACTGGCGGTTCAGCCAGCTGACCACGAACGGCAACGGGCAGCCTGGCTTCAACGGGGTCATCGACCTATTGGATGAAAATGGCAACGACACGGGCCAGAACATCCAGTTCTTCGAGATCGAGAACTTCCTCGGCACGCCGTTCTCGGGCACGACGCCCCCGCCACCATCCCCCACGGGCGATGGTGTCGTGGATGGCACCGCCGCGCGGGATATCATGAACCCCGGCTTCGTCGATGCCCAAGGGGACCAGATCGACGGCACGGATGGTGTGAACGACACGATCTTTGGCGGTGGCGGCCTTGACAGCATCAATGGCGGTGCGGGCAACGATTTCATTGATGGTGGCGACAACACCGGCGGGGACAGGCCCTCCCCGCTCGAGGCCCCGTACGAGGTGCTGGACGGCGGGTTCGGCGATGACACCTTGGTCGTGGGTGCCGAAGACGCCGCCTATGGCGGTGACGGTGCTGATACATTCATCATCGACCGCGCGCAGTTGGACAGCTTTGGCGGCACAACTGGCGGGATGCTTGTCGTTGGTGGCGAAACGGGCAACGATTTCGACACGCTGGATCTGCGCAACGCAGGGAATTGGCGGATCAGCCAGCTGACCACGAACGGCAATGGTCAACCAGGGTTTAACGGGGTCATCAACCTTTTGGACGAGTTCGGCAACGACACGGGCCAAAACATCCAGTTCTTCGAGATCGAGAACATCCTCGGGACCGAGTTCGGCACCAATGCCGCGCCTGTTTTCACCAATTTGGTCAATGGCCAGACCATCAATGTGGCCGAAAACACGAGTTTTGTCGTGGATGCCGATGCCACCGATCCCGATGGCGATGCCCTGACCTATATGATCGTGGGCGGCGAAGACCAAACACGCTTTATCATTGATGCCAATACGGGCGTGCTGAGCTTTATCTCGCCCCCTGATTTCGAAGGCCAAAACAGTGCCAGCGGCGATGACATTTACCAAGTGACCATCCGCGTCATGGATGGGCGCGGGGGACAACAGGATCTGTCCCTTAACGTCAATGTCACCGATGTGAATGAGGTGACACCTGATGGCACGGTGAACGGCACGGCGGGCAATGATTTCATGCCCATCGGCTTTACCGATGCGCAGGGCGATCAGATTGACGGCGCTGACGGCCTGAACGACCGCATCGAGGCGGGCGCGGGTGATGATACGATCCAATATGGCGCGGGCAATGACACGGTCTTTGGCGGTGACGGCAATGACGTCATCGATGACGCGCCTGGTTTTGGGGCTGATAATGGCAGCAACCTGATCTTCGGCGGCGCGGGCAATGATGTTGTCTTTGACAGCACGGGCAATGACACTGTCTTTGGCGGCGATGGCAATGATTTCATCGGCCTCGAAAGCGGTGGCAACGATTCCGCCGATGGCGGTGCGGGCAATGACCGCATCGAAGGCGGCGCGGGCAATGACACGCTGACCGTTGGGGCGGGGGATTCCATCTTTGGTCAGGATGATGCCGATACCTTTGTCGTGGATCGCACGCAGCTGGATGCGAATGGCCTGACGGCGGCGAATATGACCGCCGATGGTGGCGCGGGTGGTTTGGATGCTGACGTTCTTGATCTGCGCAACGCAGGCAATTGGCGCATCATCAACCAAGTGCCAGATTCAGATGGCAATGGCACCAATGGCACGGTCGAATATCTGGACGGGGCGGGCAATCCCACGGGTCAGGTTCTGAATTTCACCAACATTGAAACCATTTTGGGCTCGCCCTTTACGGCGCCGAACCAAGCGCCAACCTTCACCAATGTTTCGAATAACCAGACGATCAGCATCCCTGAGAACACGAGTTTTGTGGTTGATGCTGATGCCACAGACCCTGATGGCGATGCGCTGACCTATTCGATTGTCGGAGGTGAAGATCAAGCACGGTTTGCGATTGATCCCACGACAGGCGCGCTAAGTTTCACAAGCGCCCCCGATTTCGAGGGTCAGAACAGCGTCAGCGGCGATGATGTGTATCAGGTCACAATCCGCGTTGCAGATGGGCGCGGCGGGGCGCAGGACGTTACGCTGAACGTCAACGTCACCGATGTGCCCGAGGGGCCAGGCCCTGACGGCACGGTGAACGGCACCGCGGGCAATGACAACATGCCTGTGACCTTTGTCGATGCGCAAGGTGACCAGATTGATGGCACCGATGGGCTCAATGATCTGATCGATGCGGGCGCGGGCAATGACACGGTCAATGCGGGCGTAGGCAATGACACGGTCGATGGCGGGATTGGCGATGATCAGCTGACAGGTGGCGATGGCAATGACCGTTTGATCGGCAATGACGGCAATGACACGCTGCTTGGTAATTTCGGCGAAGATACCTTGCTCGGCGGTCAGGGCGATGACTTCATCGGAGGGCTGGGTGGATTTGGCAATGACACGCTGACGGGCGGCGCAGGCAATGACACCTTGTCGGGCGATTTCGGCAATGACACGTTGACAGTGGGTGCAGGCGATAGCGTCTTGGGCGGCGATGATGCCGATACCATTATCGTGGATCGTCTTCAGCCCGATGCCAATGGCCTGACGGCGGCGAATATGACCGCCGATGGTGGTTCGGGCGGTTTGGATGCTGACGTTCTTGATCTGCGCAACGCAGGCAATTGGCGCATCATCAACCAAGTGCCTGACACCGATGGCAATGGCACCAATGGCACGGTTGAATATCTCGATGGTTCAGGCACGCCCACGGGGCAGGTGCTGACCTTCACCAATATCGAAACCATTTTGGGCTCACCCTTTGTGCCCACGAACCAAGCGCCTTTGTTCACCAATGTAGCGAATAACCAGACAATCAGTATCCCTGAGAACACGAGTTTTGTGGTTGATGCTGATGCGTTCGATCCCGATGGCGATGCGCTGACCTATTCGATTGTTGGCGGTGAAGATCAGGCACGATTTGCGATTGACCCTACGACAGGCGTGCTGAGTTTCACAAGCGCCCCCGATTTCGAGGGGCAAAACAGTGCCAGTGGGGATGATATCTATCAGGTGACGATCCGCGTTGCTGATGGCAATGGCGGCCAGCAGGATGTCACGTTGAACGTCAATGTCACTGATGTGGTCGAGGCCAATGGCACGATTGATGGTCTGAACACGGGCGAGGCTATGCCTGTTGGCTATGCGGATGCGGATGGGGATGTGATCACCGAAGGCGCAGATAGCATTTTGGCCAATGGCGGTGATGACACGGTCAGTGCGGGTGGCGGTAACGACACCGTTGATGGCGGCACAGGCAATGATGTGATTGATGGCGGCGCGGGGGATGACAGTCTCTCGGGCGGCGATGGAAATGACACGCTTGGCGGCGGTCTAGGTAATGACAGCCTTGTGGGTGGTCTTGGCAATGACGTTCTTGGCGGTGGTGTGGGCGCGGATACGCTTGAGGGCGGTTTGGGCAATGACCGTCTTGAGGTTGGCGGTCTGGACCAGGCGCTTGGCGGCGATGGGGATGATGTCTTTGCGCTGGACGTGATTGACCTTGCTGGCGATGTCGCAGCCACGGTGACGGGCGGCGAGACGGGCGAGGTTTTGGGCGACACGCTGGATCTCTCGAACAGCTTGGAGCCTGTCTCTGTGACCTTCGGGACGAACCCTGACTCTGGCACGGTGAATGGCATCGATGTTGATGCGGGTGTGGATATCACCTTCTCTGAGATTGAGAAGGTTGTGACCACAGATGGCAATGACACGCTGGACGGGGGTGCCGCGACAGGGCCACTGAACATTGATGCGGGCACGGGGGATGACAGTGTCACAGGCGGCGCAGGCAATGACACGGTTGCGGCGGGCGTTGGCAATGATGTGGTTGCTGCGGGGGGCGGCAATGACAGTGTTGATGGCGGCGCAGGCAATGATGTGCTTGACGGCGGCGCGGGGGATGACACGCTTGATGGCGGTCTAGGCAATGACAGCCTTGCGGGCGGTCTTGGCAATGACGTGCTTGCTGGGGGTGAAGGGTCTGACACGCTTGTGGGTGGCGCAGGGGATGACGCGCTGATCGGCGGCGCGGGGGATGATCTGTTGCTCCTTGGCGCGGGCGATCTGGCGCAGGGCGGTGATGGCGATGACATTTTCCGCATCGACCCAAGCCTGCCTGGCACAGGGCCGATCCTGATTGTGGGCGGCGAGGGGGCCGAGGATCTGAGCGATCCGACAAATGGCGGGTCAGGCGATGTGCTTGATCTGCGCGGCCTTGGCGCTGTGACGATCACCCCCGATGCACCCGGGGCCGAGTCTGGCACCGTGACCTATACCAATGCAGCAGGCGATCCCGTCACGATCTCTTATTCAGAGATCGAGACAATCCTCACCGATGCCAATGGCACGATTGATGGTCTGGACACGGGCGAGGCTATGCCTGTTGGCTATGCAGATGCGGATGGGGATGTGATCACCGAAGACGCAGATAGCATCTTGGCCAATGGTGGCAATGACACGGTCAGCGCGGGTGGCGGTAACGACACCGTTGATGGTGGCACAGGCGATGATGTCATTGACGGCGGCGCGGGCGATGACAGTCTCTCAGGCGGCGATGGCAATGACACGCTTTTCGGGGGAGACGGGTCTGACACGCTGATTGGCGGTTTAGGGGCCGATACGCTTTCTGGCGGAGCAGGCGATGATGCCATCGGGGTCGGTGGTCAGGATGTTGCCCTTGGCGATGCGGGCGATGACCGCTTTTTCTTGGATATTACCGATCTTACGGGCGATGTGTCTCTGACGGTTTCGGGCAGCTCGCTTGGCGAAGATCTGACGGATACGACCAATGGCGGCGCGGGCGATATCCTTGATCTGTCGCTTGCCCCAAATGCTGTGCGCATCACGCTGCAAAGCAACCCAGAAAACGGCAACGTTGATGGGCTTGATGCCGACACCCTGGCCGATATCGGCTTTAGTGATATTGAAAATATCTTCGCCACCGATTTCGCTGATACGATTGACGGCGCGGTTGCGACAGGGGGGATTACAATCGACACCCGCGCAGGCGATGATGTGATCACCACAGGCGGTGGTTCAGATCGGGTGACCGCGGGGGATGGCAATGACATCGTCATTGCAGGCGGCGGCAATGACACAGTCTTTGGTGGCACAGGTAATGACGTTTTGGCCGGTGACGCAGGCCGCGACACGCTAGAGGGCGGTGCAGGCAATGACAGTCTGCAAGGCGGTGACGATGCCGATCAATTGGCAGGTGGCCTTGGCGCAGATACGCTTGAGGGTGGCGCGGGCGATGATCTGGTCTTTGTCGGTGGGTTAGATCAGGCTTTTGGCGGCGCGGGCGATGATATCTTTCACCTTGATGTCATTGATTTGGGCGGCGATGTTGCGGTTACCCTCACGGGGGGGGAAGCGGGCGAAGACCTCAGCGACCCCACCAATGGCGGCAGTGGCGATGTGCTTGACCTCTCGCTCAGCCTTGATCCTGTTGAGGTGATTTTCGGCAGCACCGCCGAAACAGGCACCGTCAACGGGATTGATGTCGATGGCACGCCAGACATCTTCTTTTCCGAGATTGAAAAGGTCATCACCACAGATCTGGACGACACGATTGATGGAAGTGCGGCAACGGCCGCCATCCATGTCGAAACAGGCGCGGGCAATGACACGATCACGGGCGGCGCGGGCAATGACACCCTGATTGCGGGCGCAGGCAATGACCTGTTGAATGTTGGGGCTGGCGATGCGGCTTTTGGCGGCGATGGCGATGATCGCTTCTTTATTGATGCCGCTCTCTCTGGCACGGACAGCTTAACCATCACAGGCGGCGAAGGCGGCGAGATCGGCTTGGGCGATATTCTCGATCTGTCGGGGCTGAACCCCGCCGATGTGAACATCACCTTCAGCGATCCCGCCAGTCAAAGCGGCACGCTGACCTATCTCAATTCCTTTGGCCAAAGCGTGACCGTCACGTTCTCCGAGATTGAGCGCATCATCTGCTTTTGTCCCGATACCCTGATTGATACCCAAGATGGCCCGCGCGCGGTGCAGGATTTGACCATCGGCACCAAGGTTTGGACGCAGGATCATGGCTATCAACCTCTGCGGTGGATTGCACAGCGCCGCATCCCGCAAAAGGTGGCGCTGCAGCATCCCAATCTGTGGCCCATTCGCATCAAGGCAGGCGCGATGGGGCAGGGTTTGCCGACACGCGATTTGATGGTCTCACCCCAGCATCGCGTTTTGCTGCGCTCGCGCGTGGCGCAACGGATGTTTGACTGTGACGAAGTTTTATTGGCCGCCAAGCATTTGACCGCCCATGCGGGCATTGATCAAATTCGCCCCGAGGCAGGCATCGAATATCGGCATTTCATGTTCGACAACCACGAATTGGTCGCATCAAACGGGCTGCTGACCGAGTCGCTCTTTACAGGCCCCGAGGCGGTCAAAGCCATCCCCGCAGAGGCACGGGACGAGCTGTTCACCCTCTTCCCCGATTTGCGTCATATCGAAGACTGCCCCGCAGAGCACAAAGCCCCCGTGCGCCCCGTGCCACGCGGCGCAGCCGGCCGACGCTTGGTCGAACGCCACATCCGCAATCAAAAAGAATTGGTCATGCGCGCATAA
- a CDS encoding MBL fold metallo-hydrolase, protein MTEHGSLLRSICAPNPSPMTAEGTLTYMLGESSIAVIDPGPASDQHLAAILAAVPQGGRITHIFVTHAHLDHSALARPLAAATQAPILAAGPWDMGRSTLPDLGGGEGVDHGFIPDIALPDGAVIETEDWRITAHHSPGHMGNHMNVAWQDVEFCGDIVMDWSSTLISPPDGHLGAYLTSLAAIEARGPKRLLPAHGAAIANPRARCAELRAHRAMRHGQILSALTANPRSLSSLRAEIYPDLQPLLHPMAERNILAHLIGLIEENQAKPDSPLSAEAGFSRI, encoded by the coding sequence ATGACCGAGCATGGCTCACTTTTGCGCAGCATCTGCGCCCCAAACCCTTCGCCCATGACGGCAGAAGGCACATTGACCTATATGCTGGGGGAAAGCTCTATCGCCGTGATTGACCCCGGGCCTGCATCAGACCAGCATTTGGCTGCTATCCTCGCGGCCGTGCCGCAGGGCGGGCGGATCACCCATATTTTTGTCACCCATGCCCATTTAGATCACAGCGCCCTCGCCCGCCCTTTGGCCGCGGCGACACAGGCGCCCATTTTGGCGGCAGGCCCATGGGATATGGGGCGCAGCACGCTGCCTGATCTGGGCGGTGGCGAGGGGGTGGATCACGGCTTCATCCCCGACATTGCCCTGCCCGATGGGGCCGTGATCGAGACAGAAGACTGGCGCATCACTGCCCATCACAGCCCCGGACATATGGGCAATCATATGAATGTCGCATGGCAAGATGTCGAATTTTGCGGCGATATCGTCATGGATTGGTCAAGCACCTTGATTTCCCCGCCTGATGGTCATTTGGGGGCCTATTTGACCTCGCTCGCCGCGATCGAGGCGCGCGGGCCAAAACGGCTTTTGCCCGCCCATGGGGCCGCGATTGCGAACCCCCGCGCGCGCTGTGCCGAGTTGCGCGCCCATCGCGCGATGCGACACGGCCAGATTCTTTCTGCCCTCACAGCAAACCCGCGCAGCCTCAGCAGCCTGCGTGCGGAAATCTACCCCGATCTTCAGCCCCTGCTGCACCCGATGGCTGAGCGCAACATTTTGGCGCATCTCATTGGATTGATTGAAGAAAACCAAGCAAAACCAGATAGCCCCCTCAGCGCCGAGGCAGGTTTTTCCAGAATTTGA